From one Lolium rigidum isolate FL_2022 chromosome 4, APGP_CSIRO_Lrig_0.1, whole genome shotgun sequence genomic stretch:
- the LOC124708993 gene encoding uncharacterized protein LOC124708993, with product MAGSTTVLAAILLVDLVAFALAIGAEQSRPTASLETDARNEWTYCRYHPDASTGMGGAALALLLVGQVVAAAASRCFCCGAALRPGGARGCALMLFLSSWLTFIIAEACLLAGLVQSAYHTGYRTVIFENPPDCETVRRGTFGAGAAFALITGVLTGSYYYCFSKSRGSYQRPEAAIGMSRFQ from the exons ATGGCCGGCTCCACCACGGTGCTGGCCGCCATCCTGCTCGTCGACCTCGTCGCCTTCGCCCTCGCCATCGGCGCCGAGCAGAGCCGCCCCACG GCGAGCCTGGAGACGGACGCGAGGAACGAGTGGACCTACTGCCGCTACCACCCGGACGCGTCCACGGGGATGGGCGGCGCCGCGCTCGCGCTGCTGCTCGTGGGCCAGGtggtggccgccgccgccagccgctGCTTCTGCTGCGGCGCCGCGCTCCGTCCCGGCGGCGCCCGCGGCTGCGCGCTCATGCTCTTCCTCTCCTCCTG GTTGACATTTATCATTGCAGAGGCGTGCTTGCTGGCTGGGCTGGTGCAGTCTGCCTACCACACTGGTTACCGCACAGTGATATTTGAAAACCCACCGGACTGTGAGACGGTGCGGCGGGGCACATTCGGAGCCGGTGCGGCTTTTGCCCTGATCACTGGTGTGCTCACCGGGTCATACTACTACTGTTTCTCCAAGTCGCGGGGATCCTACCAACGCCCGGAGGCTGCCATTGGCATGAGCCGGTTTCAGTGA